The following are encoded together in the Canis aureus isolate CA01 chromosome 30, VMU_Caureus_v.1.0, whole genome shotgun sequence genome:
- the KRTAP26-1 gene encoding keratin-associated protein 26-1 encodes MSCHNCSANYSLGSLRNPCPIPLTSSVALCSTHVSCGDVVCLPTNCQDHPQPLDNCQETCSESTSCQPGHCEPNNCETSCYPSTTYYVSRPCQGTTFLPAASYVSGSCLPVSFRPLTCVSNSGRPLSLFTYGCRPLGSLPCGPQTLSIVPSSLRPLRPVFSGSQPLNHVYSTCRPSCSALGGQWLPCSS; translated from the coding sequence ATGTCTTGCCACAACTGCTCTGCCAACTACAGCTTGGGATCTCTCAGAAATCCCTGCCCTATTCCTCTCACCTCCTCCGTGGCCCTCTGCTCTACCCATGTGAGCTGTGGTGATGTCGTCTGCTTGCCTACTAACTGTCAAGACCATCCCCAGCCTCTGGACAACTGCCAGGAGACCTGCAGTGAATCAACCAGCTGCCAGCCAGGCCACTGTGAGCCCAACAACTGTGAAACATCTTGCTACCCTTCTACTACTTACTACGTGTCCAGACCCTGCCAAGGAACCACTtttcttcctgctgcttcctACGTCTCTGGCTCCTGCCTCCCCGTATCCTTTAGACCTCTGACCTGTGTGTCCAACAGTGGCCGACCCCTGAGCCTCTTCACTTATGGATGCCGCCCCTTGGGTTCTTTGCCCTGTGGTCCTCAAACACTGAGCATTGTACCCAGCAGCCTCAGACCTCTGCGTCCTGTCTTCAGTGGATCCCAACCTCTGAACCATGTGTACAGCACTTGCCGTCCATCTTGCTCTGCTCTGGGAGGGCAGTGGCTTCCTTGTTCCAGTTAA